A section of the Paenibacillus odorifer genome encodes:
- a CDS encoding HNH endonuclease, protein MYKVTENINFLSPYHNFMCQILKAMRTSLKANPNYTIIDLKASILTINPDVCGFLNRGDFIDNIYKLKRCPIDLCKEYGKFVSRYKSVLNGKWRGKSKLTDETSKEFKAIFIFLYEKLLGYKTFNMALFQTSSSLDDFRATMSLNQVCPYCDMTKVNKDIVSVDHFLPKATYPILSIFPDNLIVACKACNEVIKGEKIHLPIAHPYYEEISNLFTFRIEENDINKFEIEFDMNQTNSRLTSQKVMNFLKLFKIEERYEKYMTAVLQDFRAEIRKGAMSELNGIAQVRSITNADIKNCILKHFSEAVIDNRNFRRAVDGSKIKNDYINQIIGRKEYQKDIEYIETHYFGFASTIEN, encoded by the coding sequence ATGTATAAAGTCACAGAAAATATTAATTTTCTTAGCCCGTATCACAATTTTATGTGCCAAATTTTAAAAGCAATGAGAACGTCATTAAAGGCTAATCCCAATTACACGATTATTGACTTAAAAGCGAGCATTCTTACTATTAATCCTGATGTATGTGGATTTTTAAATAGGGGAGATTTCATAGATAATATTTATAAGTTAAAGCGTTGCCCAATAGACTTATGTAAAGAATACGGGAAATTTGTAAGTAGATATAAGTCCGTTCTGAATGGTAAATGGAGGGGGAAATCTAAATTAACTGATGAAACAAGTAAGGAATTCAAAGCTATATTTATTTTTTTGTATGAAAAATTGTTGGGGTACAAGACATTTAATATGGCATTATTTCAAACATCTAGTTCACTAGATGATTTTAGAGCCACGATGTCACTTAACCAGGTATGTCCTTATTGTGACATGACTAAAGTTAATAAAGATATTGTATCGGTAGACCACTTCTTACCAAAAGCCACTTACCCCATATTGTCAATTTTTCCTGATAACTTAATCGTAGCATGTAAAGCGTGTAATGAAGTTATTAAGGGGGAGAAAATTCATCTTCCAATAGCCCATCCTTATTACGAAGAAATATCTAACCTCTTTACATTCAGAATTGAGGAAAATGATATTAATAAATTTGAGATAGAGTTTGATATGAATCAAACGAACTCTAGACTTACAAGCCAAAAAGTTATGAACTTTTTAAAACTGTTCAAAATTGAAGAAAGATATGAAAAATATATGACTGCAGTATTACAAGATTTCCGAGCAGAAATAAGAAAAGGAGCCATGTCTGAACTTAATGGAATAGCTCAAGTTCGTTCAATAACTAATGCTGATATTAAGAATTGTATTCTAAAACATTTTAGTGAGGCTGTAATAGATAATAGAAATTTTAGGCGTGCAGTTGATGGTTCGAAAATCAAAAATGATTACATAAATCAAATTATTGGAAGAAAAGAATATCAGAAGGATATAGAATACATTGAAACTCATTATTTTGGCTTTGCTTCAACAATAGAAAACTAA